One stretch of Bombina bombina isolate aBomBom1 chromosome 7, aBomBom1.pri, whole genome shotgun sequence DNA includes these proteins:
- the LOC128665909 gene encoding 3-galactosyl-N-acetylglucosaminide 4-alpha-L-fucosyltransferase FUT3-like, which translates to MGSFSLVKICFFAILQMAFLCFLFSTFSDFKIFNQERNQTLNSSSERESFLIQEKTYLILLWKWRFKNQFPYDQCPYDFDTSGCFYTGDRNLYSDADAVILHHDNVRSSRDLLPKKQRPTKQYWIWFCLESPTHSPNLTLMDNLINLTMSYRADSDIFTPYGWLGKHDSHENFTIPLKTKLVAWAVSNWNPNYRRSKYYLELKKYIQIDMYGRHRMLLPKDNYTMTFSTYKFYLAFENSIHDDYITEKLWNNSFHSGTVPVVMGPPRSNYERFVPPDSFIHVDDFQSPKELASYLLELDKDDKRYKQYFNWRSKFKPEGITNYLLQYCKVCKALKEAPAYRTIPSIDKWFK; encoded by the coding sequence ATGGGCTCATTTTCCTTGGTAAAGATTTGCTTCTTTGCAATCCTGCAAATggcatttttgtgttttttgttctcCACATTTTcggattttaaaatatttaaccaggAAAGAAATCAAACATTAAATTCTTCTTCAGAACGTGAGTCATTTTTGATACAAGAAAAAACTTACCTTATTCTCCTTTGGAAATGGCGCTTTAAGAACCAGTTCCCATACGACCAGTGCCCTTATGACTTTGACACATCTGGTTGTTTCTACACAGGGGACCGCAATTTATACTCAGATGCAGATGCTGTTATTCTGCATCACGATAATGTACGTAGCTCTAGAGATTTATTGCCCAAAAAACAAAGACCCACTAAACAATATTGGATTTGGTTCTGTTTAGAGTCTCCAACTCACAGTCCAAATTTGACATTAATGGATAACCTCATCAACCTCACCATGAGTTATAGGGCAGACTCAGATATCTTCACTCCTTATGGATGGCTGGGGAAGCATGATTCACATGAAAATTTTACAATTCCTTTAAAAACTAAACTTGTAGCCTGGGCAGTTAGTAACTGGAATCCAAACTACCGGAGGAGCAAATACTATTTGGAGCTTAAGAAATACATCCAAATTGATATGTATGGTCGTCACAGGATGCTGCTCCCAAAGGATAATTACACAATGACTTTTTCTACTTACAAATTTTATCTTGCATTTGAGAACAGTATCCATGATGACTATATCACTGAAAAACTATGGAATAATTCATTCCATTCAGGGACTGTGCCAGTGGTAATGGGACCACCTCGTTCTAACTATGAACGTTTTGTACCCCCAGATTCATTTATACACGTAGATGATTTTCAGAGTCCTAAGGAACTGGCTTCTTATCTTCTGGAGTTAGATAAGGATGATAAAAGATACAAGCAATATTTCAACTGGAGGTCTAAATTCAAGCCAGAAGGAATTACTAATTATCTATTACAATACTGTAAAGTATGTAAAGCATTGAAAGAGGCCCCTGCGTATAGAACTATTCCAAGCATTGATAAGTGGTTCAAATAA